Below is a genomic region from Spartinivicinus marinus.
AAAATACTTAAGGTACTGGCGAAACGTGCCGTATTCATCTGACGATTAAATCGACCAATTAAGGGCACCCGTAACAGGCCTCGGTGAAACCGCAGTTTGATTGGGGGTTTGCTTAACAAAACGCGGGTAATATAAATAAACCCAATCACCCCAAGCAACATAAAATACCAGTAGTTTTGAAATAAGTTACTTAAATCAATGAGGCCTTGAGTTAAAGCGGGCAATTCCTGACCACTATCAATAAAGACTTTAACTATATCTGGCACTACAAACCCTAATAAAAAGCTGACAATAGCAATCGAAGCAACTACCAATAAAATTGGGTACACTAGTGCCATTTTAATTTTTTGCTGTGACTGCTGACGGTTCTCAGAATAATCGGCAAGTTGGTTAAGCACTTTATCCAGAAAGCCTGCATGTTCACCTGCAGCAACAGTTGCACAATACATAGAAGGAAATACACCAGGAAAGCTTTCCATACTTTGCGCCAGAGTATAACCCTCTAACACTTTAGAGCGCACTGCTTGAAATATTTTCTTTATTTTTTGTTTTTCTTGCTGCTCAGCAACTGCTCGTAGCGCTTCTTCAATAGGCAGCGAAGCCTGAATCAGAGTCGCTAATTGGCGAATAACCATTGAGAGGTCGCTGGTAGAAATACTTCGAGAAAATAACCCTCCCCCAGCTTTGCTGTTTGCCTGTTTCTGCTTTTGTGCAACCAGCTCCACATCTAAAGGCGACATGCGCTTTTCACGCAACATCTGCCGTACTTGCCTTGCACTATCAGCTTCTAATGTGCCTTTTTGCTGTTTTCCCCTAGCATCAAGCGCTACAAATTCGTAAACCGCCACGACTTACCCCTTAATCATCCTGAGTTACTCTAAGTACTTCTTCAAGGGTGGTCTGCCCAGCTAGCACCTTACGACGACCATCAGCACGAATACTGGGTCTGCCAAGACGGATATACTCAATAATTTCCTGTTCTCCTGCATTATTATGAATCAATCTGCGCATCTCGTTATCTATTGGAATAATTTCATAAATTCCCATCCGGCCTCGATAGCCCTGTTGGTTACAGCTAGGACAACCTTTAGCATGATAAATTTCAGGTGGCGCATCAGGGTTTAAGTGAAGTCGTAAACACTCTGCTTCATCTGGCCGGTAAGGCTCTTTACAGTCATCACAAAGTCGACGTACCAATCGCTGGGCTAACACCCCTACTAGACTGGAGGAAAGTAAGAAAGGTTCAACCCCCATATCTTGTAATCGGGTAATTGCACCGACAGCAGTATTGGTGTGTAAGGTTGATAACACCAAGTGACCCGTTAAACTGGCTTGGACAGCTATTTGAGCGGTTTCGACATCTCGAATCTCCCCTACCATCACCACATCCGGATCTTGCCGCAAGATAGC
It encodes:
- the gspF gene encoding type II secretion system inner membrane protein GspF codes for the protein MAVYEFVALDARGKQQKGTLEADSARQVRQMLREKRMSPLDVELVAQKQKQANSKAGGGLFSRSISTSDLSMVIRQLATLIQASLPIEEALRAVAEQQEKQKIKKIFQAVRSKVLEGYTLAQSMESFPGVFPSMYCATVAAGEHAGFLDKVLNQLADYSENRQQSQQKIKMALVYPILLVVASIAIVSFLLGFVVPDIVKVFIDSGQELPALTQGLIDLSNLFQNYWYFMLLGVIGFIYITRVLLSKPPIKLRFHRGLLRVPLIGRFNRQMNTARFASTLSILTRSGVPLVEALKIATEVVSNLYIKASVGDVAQQVSEGLSLTKALEQTGHFSPMMMHMIASGEATGELDDMLERTALSQETDLENRMSVIVGLFEPLTLMLMGGIVLVIVLAILLPILNMNQLLN